A window of Roseovarius sp. THAF27 contains these coding sequences:
- a CDS encoding DNA polymerase III subunit chi translates to MGAVYFYHLTRRPLEATLPMLLDKARGAGWRVLVRGTQEARLDWLDEKLWLGPEEGFLPHGRAGGPHDTRQPILLSTGAVTNGAVCIMSVDGAEVSPDEVQALERTCILFDGNDDQALNHARGQWKTLTGASCSAQYWSEESGRWEKKAEA, encoded by the coding sequence ATGGGCGCGGTTTATTTCTATCACCTGACCCGCCGTCCGCTGGAGGCGACGCTGCCGATGCTGCTGGACAAGGCGCGCGGCGCGGGCTGGCGCGTACTGGTGCGCGGCACGCAGGAGGCGCGGCTGGACTGGCTGGACGAAAAACTGTGGCTGGGGCCCGAGGAGGGCTTTCTTCCGCACGGGCGCGCGGGCGGGCCGCATGATACCCGCCAGCCGATCCTGCTGAGCACCGGCGCGGTGACCAACGGCGCCGTCTGCATCATGAGCGTCGACGGCGCCGAGGTGTCACCCGACGAGGTGCAGGCGCTGGAACGGACCTGCATCCTGTTCGACGGCAACGACGACCAGGCTCTGAACCACGCCCGTGGCCAGTGGAAGACCCTGACTGGCGCGAGTTGTTCTGCGCAATACTGGTCCGAGGAGTCGGGCCGGTGGGAGAAGAAAGCCGAGGCGTGA
- the lptG gene encoding LPS export ABC transporter permease LptG, whose amino-acid sequence MILHYYFARKFLWTFVAIASVFVILLALIDLVDELQDFPDLPFVDVLGVVLLNVPHANYEILPLVVILSAVALFLRLARSSELVVTRAAGRSALRSLAAPVTVAALIGVLSITMLNPLVAAASKRYNDVVNTYMGGGTSVLAIASEGLWLRQGSSEGQTVIHAARASSDVTTLYDATFINFSPEGEPEQRIVAETASLAAGQWDLKNAKIWDLSPGRNPEASAEEIAQLELPSALTQDRIIDSFGKPEYISLWDLPAFINQLEEAGFSARRYAVWFQMELSRPLFLVALVMVAAAFTMRHARLSNTGVSVLIAVMLGFTLHYIRNFAQILGENGQIPVYLAAWAPPVASFMLAAGILLHLEDG is encoded by the coding sequence ATGATCCTGCACTATTATTTCGCCCGCAAGTTCCTGTGGACCTTCGTCGCCATCGCATCGGTCTTCGTGATCCTTCTGGCCTTGATCGACCTCGTGGACGAGCTTCAGGACTTTCCCGACCTGCCCTTCGTGGATGTGCTTGGCGTCGTATTGCTCAACGTGCCGCACGCCAATTACGAAATCCTGCCGCTGGTCGTGATCCTGTCCGCCGTCGCCCTCTTTCTGCGGCTGGCGCGGTCGTCCGAACTGGTCGTGACGCGGGCCGCGGGCCGCTCGGCCCTGCGCAGCCTGGCCGCACCCGTCACGGTGGCGGCGCTGATCGGGGTCTTGTCGATCACCATGCTCAACCCGCTCGTCGCGGCGGCGTCGAAACGCTACAATGACGTGGTGAACACCTACATGGGCGGCGGCACCAGCGTTCTGGCCATCGCGTCCGAGGGCCTGTGGCTGCGCCAGGGCAGTTCCGAGGGCCAGACCGTGATCCACGCCGCCCGGGCCAGTTCCGACGTCACTACGCTCTATGACGCGACATTCATCAACTTTTCCCCCGAAGGCGAACCCGAGCAGCGCATCGTGGCCGAGACGGCCAGCCTCGCGGCCGGCCAGTGGGACCTGAAGAACGCCAAGATCTGGGATCTTTCGCCAGGCCGGAATCCCGAGGCGTCTGCCGAGGAGATCGCGCAGCTCGAGCTTCCGTCTGCCCTCACGCAGGACCGCATCATCGACAGCTTCGGCAAGCCGGAATACATCTCGCTGTGGGACCTTCCCGCGTTCATCAATCAGCTGGAAGAGGCCGGATTCTCCGCCCGCAGATATGCCGTGTGGTTCCAGATGGAACTGTCGCGCCCGCTCTTCCTTGTGGCGCTCGTCATGGTCGCCGCCGCCTTCACGATGCGGCACGCGCGGCTCAGCAACACCGGCGTCTCGGTGCTGATCGCGGTGATGCTGGGCTTTACCCTGCATTACATCCGCAACTTTGCTCAGATCCTTGGAGAAAACGGACAGATCCCGGTCTACCTCGCGGCCTGGGCCCCGCCGGTGGCGTCCTTCATGCTGGCGGCTGGCATCCTGCTGCACCTGGAGGATGGATGA
- the lptD gene encoding LPS-assembly protein LptD, translated as MRRGLAICAVLTALALGYGAGADAQGRVDGALPAGSGESAQPAVLVADDVFLNGNEQLVATGNVEALYDGRRLKASRIVYDRTTETLSVSGPISLEEADGTMFVLADSAELDREMRNGLMTGARIVMDDQIQLAANELARVNGRYNQLYKAAVTSCRVCNSQSPPLWQLRARRVVHDQQERQLYFDGAQFQVLGTPVFYLPRLRLPDPTLERATGFLVPTLNNSSLLGFGARVPYFIRIGDHKDLTVTPYISTETRTLELRYRQAFRNGLVEVEGALSDDDIGGRSFKSYVFAEGTFALPRDFTLRFDIEAVNDDTYLLDYGYSGKDRLDSEISVERARRDEYIRVALTGFRSLRAGESNSTLPTIVSNGEYEKRIQLAYAPGGEIRLGFLSHAHYRSSDLAIDGPDFDPFADGRDVGRFTLSADWHRSWTLGPGVLASAQVGLAVDSFHIRQAGLTSQSDAVEVTPSASVELRWPLVKTTSNGATHVVEPVMQLAWVGGSNSFVPNDESTRIEFDEGNLFATSRFTAPDRRERGFSSAYGLSWTRYGNKGWQSTFAVGQVVRDEVQLDPAGGFAFTNSSGLQDRYSDLLIAGQFKTDDGLAITARGLFDDDFVTTKAEARASWRNDRAQVGGTYIWLRNDVAEARPNNISEWAFDASYRLSRHWTGSADWRYDVASDESVRAGIGVTYTNECVDISLSASRRFTSSTILVPSTDISFTVGLRGFTTKTRDKSYVRTCEQ; from the coding sequence ATGAGGCGCGGGCTGGCCATATGCGCGGTGCTGACTGCACTTGCCCTCGGCTATGGCGCCGGCGCCGATGCGCAGGGCCGCGTCGACGGCGCGCTGCCGGCCGGGTCCGGGGAATCGGCGCAACCGGCGGTGCTGGTGGCCGATGACGTGTTCCTCAACGGAAACGAGCAACTGGTGGCCACCGGCAATGTCGAGGCGCTCTACGACGGTCGCAGGCTCAAGGCATCACGGATCGTCTATGACCGGACAACCGAGACCTTGAGTGTCAGCGGACCGATCTCGCTGGAAGAAGCCGACGGCACCATGTTCGTTCTGGCCGACAGTGCGGAACTGGACCGCGAGATGCGCAATGGCCTGATGACCGGAGCCCGGATCGTGATGGACGACCAGATTCAACTGGCCGCCAACGAGCTGGCGCGGGTTAACGGCCGCTACAACCAGCTTTACAAGGCCGCCGTCACCTCGTGCCGGGTCTGCAACTCGCAAAGTCCACCGCTCTGGCAACTGCGCGCGCGCCGGGTCGTTCACGACCAGCAGGAAAGGCAGCTTTACTTTGACGGTGCCCAGTTCCAAGTGCTGGGCACGCCGGTCTTCTACCTGCCCCGCCTGCGCCTGCCCGATCCGACGCTTGAACGCGCCACCGGATTTCTGGTGCCGACGCTAAACAACTCGTCGCTTCTGGGCTTCGGGGCGCGGGTGCCGTATTTCATCCGCATCGGCGATCACAAGGACCTGACCGTCACGCCGTATATCTCGACCGAAACCCGCACACTGGAACTGCGCTACAGGCAAGCCTTCCGCAACGGCCTGGTCGAGGTCGAAGGCGCGCTCAGCGACGATGATATCGGTGGGCGCAGCTTCAAATCCTACGTTTTCGCCGAGGGTACCTTTGCCCTTCCGCGCGATTTCACCCTGCGCTTCGACATCGAAGCCGTGAATGACGACACCTACCTGCTGGATTACGGGTATTCCGGCAAGGACCGGCTGGACAGCGAGATCTCGGTCGAGCGCGCCCGGCGCGACGAATACATCCGCGTGGCACTGACAGGGTTTCGGTCGCTGCGCGCCGGCGAGAGCAATTCGACCCTGCCCACAATCGTGTCGAACGGGGAGTACGAAAAGCGCATCCAGCTGGCCTATGCGCCGGGCGGAGAGATTCGCCTCGGCTTTCTCAGCCACGCGCATTATCGCTCGTCCGACCTTGCGATCGACGGGCCCGATTTCGATCCCTTCGCCGATGGGCGCGACGTGGGCCGCTTTACCCTCAGCGCGGACTGGCACCGAAGCTGGACCCTTGGCCCCGGCGTGCTGGCCTCGGCGCAGGTGGGCTTGGCAGTCGACAGTTTCCACATTAGACAGGCCGGTCTCACCAGCCAGTCGGACGCGGTCGAAGTCACGCCCTCCGCCTCGGTCGAGCTGCGCTGGCCGCTTGTGAAAACCACCTCGAACGGTGCCACGCACGTCGTTGAACCGGTGATGCAGCTGGCCTGGGTCGGGGGCAGCAACTCCTTTGTGCCCAATGACGAAAGCACGCGGATCGAATTCGACGAAGGCAACCTGTTCGCCACATCCCGCTTTACCGCGCCGGACCGGCGCGAACGCGGCTTCAGCTCCGCCTACGGGCTAAGCTGGACCCGCTATGGGAACAAGGGCTGGCAAAGCACGTTCGCCGTCGGACAGGTCGTCCGCGACGAGGTGCAACTCGATCCTGCCGGCGGGTTTGCCTTTACCAATTCCTCGGGCTTGCAGGACCGCTATTCGGACCTTCTGATCGCGGGACAATTCAAGACCGACGACGGCCTGGCCATCACAGCGCGCGGTCTTTTCGACGACGATTTCGTCACGACCAAGGCCGAGGCGCGGGCAAGCTGGCGCAACGACCGCGCCCAGGTGGGCGGCACCTATATCTGGCTGCGCAATGACGTGGCCGAGGCCCGACCGAACAATATCTCCGAATGGGCGTTCGACGCCTCCTACCGACTGTCCCGGCACTGGACCGGCAGCGCCGACTGGCGTTACGACGTGGCCAGCGACGAATCCGTCCGCGCCGGGATCGGGGTCACATACACCAACGAGTGCGTGGATATCTCGCTTTCGGCCTCGCGTCGGTTCACCTCTTCCACTATCCTCGTGCCATCGACCGATATCAGTTTCACGGTGGGGCTTCGTGGCTTCACCACCAAGACAAGAGACAAGAGTTACGTCCGGACATGCGAGCAATGA
- the pdxA gene encoding 4-hydroxythreonine-4-phosphate dehydrogenase PdxA, which translates to MTARSAALPVAISCGEPAGIGPEIAARAWHALKEEVPVLYLGDPDHLPNDVPVTRIYAPEDAPRCATSALPVLAHRFEGPLTHGQPNPDHARSVIEMISTAVTLLRRGAVSALCTAPIHKKALQDGAGFAFPGHTEFLADLAGAKHVVMMLASDQLRVVPATIHMPLSQVPAALTPDSLEQTIRITHAGLIRDFGIVVPRIAVAGLNPHAGEGGKMGREDIEIIAPVLDKLRGEGMDLRGPLSADTMFHAGARTGYDAAICMYHDQALIPIKTLDFDRGVNVTLGLPFVRTSPDHGTALDIAGMGMANPTSMIEAVRLAARMGAARA; encoded by the coding sequence ATGACCGCAAGGTCCGCCGCGCTGCCTGTCGCCATAAGCTGTGGCGAACCCGCGGGCATCGGGCCTGAAATCGCGGCCCGTGCCTGGCACGCGCTGAAAGAGGAGGTGCCGGTCCTCTACCTGGGTGACCCGGACCACTTGCCAAATGATGTGCCGGTTACCCGGATCTACGCCCCGGAGGACGCGCCTCGATGTGCGACAAGCGCCCTGCCGGTGCTCGCGCATCGCTTCGAGGGGCCTTTGACGCATGGGCAGCCAAACCCCGACCATGCCCGCTCGGTCATCGAGATGATATCGACGGCGGTCACCCTGCTGCGGCGCGGCGCCGTCAGCGCGCTTTGCACCGCGCCGATCCACAAGAAAGCGCTTCAGGACGGTGCGGGGTTCGCCTTTCCGGGACATACAGAGTTCCTGGCGGACCTTGCAGGTGCAAAGCATGTCGTGATGATGCTGGCCAGCGACCAATTGCGAGTCGTGCCCGCCACCATTCACATGCCGCTGTCTCAGGTGCCCGCCGCGTTGACGCCGGACAGCCTCGAACAGACGATCCGCATAACCCATGCCGGTCTGATCCGCGACTTCGGAATCGTGGTTCCGCGCATCGCGGTTGCGGGGCTCAATCCCCATGCAGGCGAAGGCGGCAAGATGGGGCGCGAAGACATAGAGATCATCGCGCCCGTTCTGGACAAGCTGCGGGGCGAAGGCATGGACCTGCGCGGCCCGCTCAGCGCCGACACCATGTTTCACGCCGGCGCCCGAACCGGCTATGACGCGGCGATCTGCATGTATCACGACCAGGCGCTCATCCCGATCAAGACGCTGGATTTCGACCGCGGCGTCAACGTCACGCTGGGTCTGCCCTTCGTGCGCACCTCGCCCGATCACGGAACGGCACTGGATATCGCCGGAATGGGGATGGCCAATCCGACCTCGATGATCGAAGCGGTCCGCCTGGCCGCCCGCATGGGCGCCGCCCGCGCATGA
- a CDS encoding TIGR02281 family clan AA aspartic protease — MTGDDTARLIYLALLGAAVVAWFFAQNRTSLGKNMQYVVVWGLIFVGAIAAVGLWGDIRNTARPASYTSLGEDQIELRRALDGHYYVTAQVNGAPVDFVVDTGATLIVLTRADAESAGLNTDDLAFIGRAGTANGTVSSAPVRLDSLKIGPLEDRGIAASVNGGELDRSLLGMSYLERFSNVQISDGKMILTR, encoded by the coding sequence ATGACCGGAGATGACACCGCCCGACTGATCTACCTCGCGCTGCTCGGCGCAGCAGTCGTCGCGTGGTTTTTTGCGCAGAACCGCACCTCGCTGGGCAAGAACATGCAATATGTCGTGGTCTGGGGTCTGATCTTCGTGGGCGCCATCGCCGCCGTCGGGCTCTGGGGCGATATCCGCAATACCGCACGCCCCGCATCCTACACGAGCTTGGGCGAAGACCAGATCGAACTGCGCCGGGCCTTGGACGGGCATTACTACGTGACCGCACAGGTAAACGGGGCCCCCGTGGACTTCGTGGTGGACACCGGCGCGACGCTGATCGTGCTGACCCGGGCCGATGCCGAGAGCGCCGGCCTGAACACGGACGACCTCGCTTTCATCGGGCGGGCCGGCACCGCCAACGGCACGGTCAGCAGCGCGCCGGTGCGCCTGGACAGCCTGAAGATCGGCCCGCTGGAGGACCGCGGCATCGCGGCTTCGGTCAATGGCGGCGAACTGGACCGATCGCTTTTGGGCATGAGCTATCTCGAGCGGTTCTCGAATGTGCAGATTTCCGACGGAAAGATGATCCTGACCCGCTAG
- the rsmA gene encoding 16S rRNA (adenine(1518)-N(6)/adenine(1519)-N(6))-dimethyltransferase RsmA — MSAIDSLPPLREVIATHGLTARKSLGQNFLLDLNLTAKIARMAGDIGTADVLEIGPGPGGLTRGLLAEGARRVLAVEKDVRCIPALKDIAAAYPGRLDIINGDALEIDAAALLTPPIKIAANLPYNVGTELLVRWLTPATWPPFWDSLTLMFQREVAERIVAQPGSKAYGRLAVLAQWRSDPQIVLQLPPGAFTPPPKVSSAVVHIKARQTPRFEAAPKVLERVVARAFNQRRKMMRAALKGLAPDIEDRLIASGIQPTDRAETVGLEQFCALARTFDD, encoded by the coding sequence ATGAGCGCGATCGACTCGCTGCCCCCCCTGCGCGAGGTCATCGCCACGCACGGCCTGACCGCGCGCAAGTCGTTGGGGCAGAATTTTCTTCTGGATCTCAACCTGACAGCCAAGATCGCGCGTATGGCCGGTGATATCGGCACCGCCGATGTCCTGGAAATCGGCCCGGGCCCGGGCGGGCTGACCCGCGGATTGCTGGCCGAGGGCGCGCGCCGCGTTCTGGCGGTCGAGAAGGATGTGCGCTGCATCCCCGCGTTGAAGGATATTGCCGCCGCCTATCCCGGGCGGCTCGACATCATCAACGGCGACGCGTTGGAGATCGACGCGGCCGCTCTTTTGACGCCGCCCATCAAGATCGCGGCCAATCTGCCCTATAACGTGGGAACCGAGCTTTTGGTGCGGTGGCTGACGCCAGCCACGTGGCCGCCTTTCTGGGACAGCCTGACACTCATGTTCCAGCGCGAGGTGGCCGAGCGTATCGTCGCGCAACCCGGATCCAAGGCCTATGGTCGGCTGGCCGTGCTGGCTCAGTGGCGCAGCGACCCGCAGATCGTGCTGCAACTGCCGCCAGGGGCGTTCACTCCGCCACCGAAAGTGTCCAGCGCAGTCGTCCACATCAAGGCGCGGCAAACCCCGCGATTCGAGGCCGCCCCCAAGGTGCTGGAACGTGTCGTCGCCCGCGCCTTCAACCAGCGGCGCAAGATGATGCGGGCGGCGCTGAAAGGTCTTGCACCCGATATCGAGGATCGGCTGATCGCCTCTGGAATCCAGCCCACCGACCGGGCCGAAACCGTCGGCCTGGAACAGTTCTGCGCCCTTGCGCGCACGTTTGACGACTGA
- a CDS encoding leucyl aminopeptidase, producing MSTPVSVTFTDLDLDAIAAAEGRVAVIVTPSGKMGPGARRVNRLTKGAVKRLLESEAWEKTKPGQVVTLAWPTGLAAKALDVLCLERGADPVETRKAGAALGKLKGEAPLLVLAGTARRLGELAQGITLRAYSFDARKSKQPEEPGAVSIMVGKPDEATEAAKSALAVAEGVLMTRDLVSEPANHLTTTEFAKRIKEMESLGLKITILEEDELEKQGMGLLLAVGQGSASPTKVAVMEWSGGRDGDAPLALVGKGVVFDTGGISLKVPTGMEDMTMDMGGAGVVVGTMRALALRQAKANVVGLVGLVENMPSGEAYRPGDVFTSMKGDTVEIINTDAEGRLLLADVLWYAQKTYKPAAIIDLATLTGAMIIALGHENAGVFSNDDNFCDKFLRAAKNEGEGAWRLPLGEAYDKQLKSDIADMKNVGGRPAGSITAAQFLQRFVEEGTPWIHLDIAGVARVTKDTDFAPKGSTGWGVMSLDRLVADQYEGE from the coding sequence ATGAGCACGCCCGTTTCCGTCACCTTCACCGACCTGGACCTCGACGCCATTGCCGCAGCGGAAGGCCGCGTCGCGGTGATCGTCACGCCCAGCGGCAAGATGGGCCCCGGTGCGCGGCGTGTGAACCGGCTGACCAAGGGGGCGGTCAAGCGCCTGCTGGAAAGCGAGGCGTGGGAAAAGACCAAACCCGGGCAAGTGGTGACCTTGGCCTGGCCCACGGGCCTGGCTGCCAAGGCGCTGGACGTGCTGTGCCTGGAGCGCGGGGCGGACCCGGTCGAGACGCGCAAGGCCGGCGCGGCCCTGGGCAAGTTGAAGGGCGAGGCGCCGCTTCTGGTGCTGGCGGGCACCGCGCGGCGGCTGGGCGAGCTGGCGCAGGGGATTACACTTCGGGCTTACTCGTTCGATGCGCGCAAGTCGAAGCAACCCGAGGAACCGGGCGCGGTGTCAATCATGGTCGGCAAGCCCGACGAGGCCACCGAGGCGGCGAAATCCGCCCTGGCGGTGGCCGAGGGCGTGTTGATGACACGCGACCTGGTGTCGGAACCGGCGAACCACCTGACCACCACCGAATTCGCCAAGCGGATCAAGGAGATGGAGAGCCTAGGGCTGAAGATCACCATCCTTGAAGAAGACGAGCTTGAAAAGCAGGGGATGGGGCTGCTGCTGGCCGTGGGGCAGGGGTCGGCTTCGCCCACGAAGGTTGCAGTGATGGAATGGTCTGGCGGCCGCGACGGCGATGCGCCGCTGGCGCTGGTCGGCAAGGGCGTGGTTTTCGACACCGGGGGCATTTCGCTGAAGGTGCCCACGGGCATGGAGGACATGACCATGGACATGGGCGGCGCAGGCGTGGTCGTCGGCACGATGCGCGCCCTCGCGCTGCGCCAGGCCAAGGCCAACGTCGTGGGCCTTGTCGGGCTGGTCGAGAACATGCCCTCGGGCGAGGCCTATCGCCCCGGTGACGTCTTTACCTCGATGAAGGGCGACACGGTCGAGATCATCAACACTGACGCCGAAGGCCGCCTGCTGTTGGCCGATGTGCTGTGGTACGCGCAGAAGACTTACAAGCCTGCCGCGATCATCGACCTTGCCACCTTGACCGGTGCGATGATCATCGCGCTGGGGCATGAAAATGCGGGCGTCTTTTCCAACGACGACAATTTCTGCGACAAGTTCCTGCGCGCCGCCAAGAACGAGGGCGAGGGTGCCTGGCGCCTGCCGCTGGGCGAGGCCTATGACAAGCAGCTCAAGTCCGACATCGCCGATATGAAGAACGTGGGCGGACGGCCCGCCGGCTCGATCACCGCGGCGCAGTTCCTGCAACGTTTTGTCGAGGAAGGGACGCCCTGGATCCACCTTGATATCGCGGGCGTGGCGCGGGTGACCAAGGACACGGATTTCGCCCCCAAGGGCTCGACCGGCTGGGGCGTCATGAGCCTCGACCGGCTTGTGGCCGATCAATACGAAGGGGAGTGA
- the lptF gene encoding LPS export ABC transporter permease LptF — MLSQFMVLFGFFALVLVSIFWINKAVRMFDRLIGDGQPAWIFLEFTALTLPGVIGVVLPIATFAGAVYVTNRMTTESEMTVMQATGYSPWRLIRPVLIYGILIALMMSVLSHYLIPKSLSQLRLRQAEVSQNITAKLLTEGEFLHPAPGITFYIRDITPEGELRDVFLSDRRNAQTPVTYTSTQAYLVQEGGGTKLVMVEGLAQNLRAEGNRLFTTHFDDFSYDISRLISRDPTNLNRVDFALTGDLLFRSAEMAEITGRTVPEVLYEAHGRIAQALMCIVAALIGFATLLVGTYSRFGVWWQIVGAFTLLVMIKMVEGAVSGAVLASATAWPLIYLPTGIGAGLTVILLYLAAHPGFVRRLWPFGPRRGPSGPAEGAA; from the coding sequence ATGCTGTCGCAATTCATGGTGCTGTTCGGGTTCTTCGCACTTGTGCTGGTGTCGATCTTCTGGATCAACAAGGCGGTGCGGATGTTCGACCGGCTGATCGGCGACGGCCAGCCTGCCTGGATCTTCCTCGAGTTCACCGCCCTGACCCTGCCCGGCGTAATCGGCGTGGTCCTGCCCATCGCGACCTTCGCCGGGGCGGTCTATGTCACCAACCGGATGACCACGGAGTCCGAGATGACGGTGATGCAGGCCACCGGCTATTCGCCCTGGCGCCTGATCCGCCCGGTGCTGATCTACGGGATCCTGATCGCGCTCATGATGTCGGTGCTCAGCCACTACCTGATCCCCAAGAGCCTGAGCCAGTTGCGCCTGCGCCAGGCCGAGGTCAGCCAGAACATCACCGCCAAGCTCCTGACCGAGGGAGAGTTCCTGCACCCGGCCCCCGGCATTACCTTCTATATCCGCGACATCACGCCCGAAGGCGAATTGCGCGATGTCTTCCTGTCGGACCGGCGCAACGCCCAGACGCCGGTAACCTACACCTCCACCCAGGCCTATCTCGTTCAGGAAGGCGGCGGTACCAAACTGGTGATGGTCGAGGGGCTGGCACAGAACCTGCGCGCCGAGGGCAACCGCCTGTTCACGACCCATTTCGACGATTTTTCCTATGACATCAGCAGGCTCATCTCGCGCGATCCCACGAACCTGAACCGCGTGGACTTCGCGCTGACCGGCGATCTGCTCTTCCGCTCGGCCGAGATGGCCGAGATCACCGGCAGAACGGTGCCCGAGGTTCTCTACGAGGCGCATGGCCGCATTGCGCAGGCCCTGATGTGCATCGTCGCCGCCCTGATCGGGTTTGCCACGCTGCTGGTGGGCACCTACAGCCGGTTCGGCGTCTGGTGGCAGATCGTGGGCGCCTTCACCTTGCTGGTGATGATCAAGATGGTCGAGGGCGCCGTGTCGGGCGCGGTCCTTGCGAGCGCAACCGCCTGGCCCCTGATCTACCTGCCGACCGGCATCGGCGCGGGGCTGACCGTGATCCTGCTCTACCTTGCGGCGCATCCCGGCTTCGTGCGGCGGCTCTGGCCGTTCGGGCCGCGCCGCGGCCCCTCGGGCCCGGCGGAGGGCGCGGCATGA
- a CDS encoding MarC family protein, producing MDPSFLITAWVALFVIIDPIGMTPLFVALTQGDSPARRRAIALRACVAGALILIVFASFGESVLDFVGISMPAFRIAGGLLLFLTALDMLFERRTKRRKDQADEEDDRDDPSIYPLAIPLIGGPGAITTVILLAGQQPGIEGLAWVIGVMLSVVTLVFLLFLTAGLLERALGRTGINVITRLLGMLLAALAVQFVLDGLKGFGLAG from the coding sequence ATGGACCCCAGTTTCCTCATCACCGCCTGGGTGGCGCTCTTCGTCATCATCGACCCGATCGGGATGACACCGCTTTTCGTGGCGCTGACCCAAGGCGACAGCCCGGCGCGCCGCCGCGCCATCGCCTTGCGCGCCTGCGTTGCCGGGGCGCTTATCCTGATCGTGTTCGCCAGCTTCGGCGAATCCGTGCTGGACTTCGTCGGCATTTCGATGCCCGCCTTCCGGATCGCGGGCGGGCTTCTGTTGTTTCTGACCGCGCTCGACATGTTGTTCGAACGGCGCACCAAGCGGCGCAAGGACCAGGCCGACGAGGAAGACGACCGCGACGACCCCTCGATCTACCCGCTGGCCATTCCGCTGATCGGCGGTCCGGGCGCGATCACCACCGTGATCCTGCTGGCCGGACAGCAACCCGGGATCGAGGGACTCGCCTGGGTCATCGGCGTGATGCTGAGCGTGGTGACGCTCGTGTTCCTGCTGTTCCTGACCGCCGGCCTGCTGGAACGCGCCCTGGGGCGGACCGGCATCAACGTCATCACCCGCCTTCTGGGGATGCTGCTGGCCGCGCTGGCGGTTCAGTTCGTGCTGGACGGATTGAAGGGGTTTGGGCTGGCGGGCTGA
- a CDS encoding peptidylprolyl isomerase, translating to MLFAIAAGTFSGAAQAQQNPFEAVIKVNDLAITRYEVAQRARMLQLFRAPGNPQKLAREQLIEDRLKLDAATNAGFVLEDEQLMAGMEEFASRANLSAEEMITSLGQAGVDESSFRDFVRAGMTWREFSRARFAPQINVDEEDIARARLSIGNQTSVRVLLSEIIMPLGNGDPQAIQDRANQISQYTTEAEFAAAARRYSATESAGRGGRMEWVAINDLPEGLRPVVLGLAPGEVSDPLPLQGAIALFQLRDIEETDQPAREYEEIEYAAYYIDGGRTEQALARAARIDADTDTCDDLYGIAHGQPEQVLERGSKAPSEIPDDIRLALTKLDPGEISTAVTRSGGQTLVLLMLCSRTPKTDGEAPGVEQLTNFIQSRRLDSYASAYLEELRAEARIVELE from the coding sequence GTGCTGTTCGCAATTGCGGCCGGCACATTTTCCGGCGCGGCGCAGGCGCAGCAAAACCCCTTCGAGGCCGTGATCAAGGTCAACGACCTGGCCATCACCCGCTACGAGGTCGCCCAGCGGGCGCGGATGCTTCAGCTGTTCCGCGCCCCGGGCAACCCGCAGAAACTGGCCCGCGAGCAGCTGATAGAGGACCGCCTGAAGCTGGACGCCGCCACCAACGCCGGTTTCGTCCTGGAGGATGAACAGTTGATGGCCGGGATGGAAGAATTCGCCAGCCGCGCCAACCTGAGCGCGGAAGAGATGATCACATCCTTGGGACAGGCGGGCGTGGACGAATCGAGCTTTCGCGACTTCGTCCGAGCCGGGATGACATGGCGCGAGTTCTCACGCGCGCGGTTCGCACCTCAGATCAACGTCGACGAAGAGGACATCGCCCGCGCCCGGCTGTCGATCGGTAACCAGACCAGCGTGCGCGTGCTTTTGTCAGAGATCATCATGCCGCTGGGCAACGGCGACCCGCAAGCGATCCAGGACCGCGCCAACCAGATCAGCCAGTACACCACCGAGGCGGAATTCGCCGCCGCCGCGCGCCGTTACTCGGCCACTGAGAGCGCCGGCCGTGGCGGCCGCATGGAGTGGGTCGCGATCAACGATCTGCCCGAAGGTCTGCGTCCGGTCGTGCTGGGCCTTGCCCCGGGCGAGGTCAGCGACCCCTTGCCGCTGCAGGGGGCCATCGCGCTTTTTCAGCTGCGCGACATCGAGGAAACCGACCAGCCCGCGCGCGAGTACGAGGAAATCGAGTATGCCGCCTATTACATCGACGGTGGCCGCACGGAGCAGGCCCTGGCCCGCGCCGCCCGGATCGACGCCGATACCGACACCTGTGATGACCTCTACGGCATCGCCCATGGACAACCCGAGCAGGTGCTGGAACGCGGCAGCAAGGCACCAAGCGAAATCCCGGACGACATCCGTCTGGCGCTGACAAAGCTGGATCCGGGCGAAATATCGACCGCGGTGACCCGGTCGGGCGGTCAGACGCTGGTCCTGCTGATGTTGTGCAGCCGAACACCCAAGACCGACGGCGAGGCGCCCGGCGTCGAGCAGCTCACCAATTTCATCCAAAGCCGCCGTCTGGACAGCTACGCCAGTGCCTATCTCGAGGAATTGCGGGCCGAAGCGCGGATCGTCGAACTGGAATGA